From Tiliqua scincoides isolate rTilSci1 chromosome 2, rTilSci1.hap2, whole genome shotgun sequence, the proteins below share one genomic window:
- the CDCA3 gene encoding cell division cycle-associated protein 3, with translation MGASESSPATPTCKPLLNKHLEHVSDPRSPTAGILRTPIEVESSPQESPLPGPNKDRVVANDQNLSWDPRSPTPGVSRTPMKAVVSNTIDCLVKQLSEAFVADAMDEELLLEESHHQDQKSEDAFVMVEVSREEMSSGEAYQGSTSWTEERNKQVTSSASVATATRPAHFANVLCPTGNKPTRRRANSKMLVMSAGAGRSPLSVLQDDNSPNSLTSHQSKRYPSVADNQGEHKEGVLNAGRSLKAGSCSWDSLNKENQQCHLVEN, from the exons ATGGGGGCTTCTGAGAGTTCTCCTGCAACACCCACCTGCAAACCTTTGCTTAATAAGCACCTGGAACATGTTAGTGACCCACGATCGCCTACAGCTGGGATCTTGCGAACCCCCATAGAG GTCGAAAGTTCCCCCCAAGAGAGTCCTTTGCCAGGTCCCAACAAAGACAGAGTGGTAGCCAATGATCAGAATCTGAGCTGGGACCCTCGTTCCCCAACACCTGGTGTCTCGCGTACTCCCATGAAAGCCGTGGTATCTA ACACCATAGACTGCTTAGTGAAGCAGCTGAGTGAAGCCTTCGTGGCTGATGCAATGGATGAGGAACTGCTCCTAGAGGAGTCCCACCATCAAGACCAGAAGTCTGAAGATGCCTTTGTCATGGTGGAGGTTTCAAGGGAGGAAATGTCTTCTGGGGAAGCATACCAAGGGAGTACCTCATGGACAGAGGAGCGAAACAAGCAGGTGACCTCCAGCGCTTCTGTTGCAACTGCAACAAGACCAGCTCACTTTGCCAATGTCCTTTGTCCTACAG GGAATAAGCCGACACGACGTAGGGCCAATAGCAAAATGCTGGTAATGTCAGCAGGTGCTGGACGTTCACCACTTAGTGTCCTGCAAGATGACAATTCTCCAAATTCCCTTACTTCTCACCAG AGCAAGAGATATCCTTCAGTGGCAGACAACCAAGGAGAGCACAAGGAGGGAGTGCTAAACGCTGGGCGAAGCCTCAAAGCAGGCAGCTGTAGCTGGGACTCACTGAACAAAGAAAATCAACAGTGTCATTTGGTGGAAAATTAG